From the genome of Vicia villosa cultivar HV-30 ecotype Madison, WI linkage group LG2, Vvil1.0, whole genome shotgun sequence, one region includes:
- the LOC131652283 gene encoding uncharacterized protein LOC131652283 yields the protein MKPDERKRRFNEAIVNTLYPPSPQHEQDSEPEENLIELESYTGVISDDCENASTSGEEEDGSETEKLTRAQRKRIRKKKMKEESILRGNLIGPLMPPAQTTQAGDNDPPPVRSNASTKGDKTTSANAKKMKQRRMAKRVVKEKRDASPLDNCNQVSSDAVDDGMKEVRT from the exons ATGAAACCAGACGAGAGAAAGCGCCGCTTTAACGAAGCAATTGTTAACACACTATATCCTCCATCTCCACAG CATGAACAAGACTCGGAACCAGAAGAAAACTTGATCGAATTGGAATCTTACACCGGCGTTATTTCAG ATGACTGTGAAAATGCCTCAACAAGCGGCGAAGAAGAAGACGGTTCTGAGACGGAGAAACTCACTAGAGCTCAACGAAAGAGAATCCGtaagaagaagatgaaagaaGAGTCCATCCTCCGTGGAAATTTAATCGGGCCGTTAATGCCTCCAGCCCAAACAACACAGGCCGGGGATAATGATCCTCCACCTGTTCGATCAAATGCCTCTACCAAAG GCGACAAGACTACCTCTGCTAACGCCAAGAAAATGAAGCAGCGAAGGATGGCGAAAAGGGTTGTCAAAGAAAAGCGAGATGCCTCTCCATTGGACAATTGTAATCAAGTTTCAAGTGATGCTGTTGATGATGGTATGAAAGAAGTTCGTACGTAA